Proteins encoded in a region of the Oncorhynchus gorbuscha isolate QuinsamMale2020 ecotype Even-year linkage group LG16, OgorEven_v1.0, whole genome shotgun sequence genome:
- the LOC124000119 gene encoding transmembrane protein 100: MGCTTSKLACQPPTQPPGAPTPGQDNQSLSQLEAQGPKGPEVLSSLERLSQATGGMEKSWYRCIFPFGIISLVIGVSGTAVTYTYNDLPLTKVVTVVLLIAGLVLTLTAAACWTVHKRKKRKKKERASGAGGGGGSSFTSEQCPL, encoded by the coding sequence ATGGGCTGCACCACTAGCAAACTGGCCTGCCAGCCTCCAACCCAGCCCCCAGGAGCCCCGACCCCTGGACAAGACAATCAGTCTTTGAGCCAGCTGGAAGCTCAGGGGCCCAAAGGCCCGGAGGTCCTATCTAGTCTGGAGCGCCTTTCCCAGGCCACGGGCGGCATGGAGAAGTCCTGGTATCGCTGCATCTTCCCCTTTGGCATCATCTCGTTGGTGATCGGTGTGTCGGGCACGGCTGTTACTTACACATACAATGACCTGCCCCTGACCAAAGTGGTGACGGTAGTGTTGCTTATAGCCGGACTGGTGCTGACACTGACCGCCGCCGCCTGCTGGACGGTCCACAAGAGAAAGAagaggaaaaagaaagagagggccTCAGGagccggaggaggaggagggagctcCTTTACCTCAGAGCAGTGCCCCTTGTGA
- the LOC124000694 gene encoding cilia- and flagella-associated protein 70-like, which produces MLQTEAFSDPEQLQAFLSQLYVFLVDEMHVALNKTLSVDAQETQHRPLVDCAQLIHFAKEAQLNRDYQLAAQYYQEQLTRDRSNPAHWFDYGVLYMLTADYQKAEECFHYAVSMEQTHLPSLLMCGILAEMGGRLEEAETFFEGATCVDPANVVAWTLFGLFYEGQENSIQTEMAFLEATKQQRAALVVTPPCRVESPDLGRRSRRWRTVSLSPSSQTWMETQKPVW; this is translated from the exons ATGCTGCAGACCGAGGCCTTCTCAGATCCTGAGCAGCTGCAGGCCTTCCTCAGCCAGCTCTATGTGTTCCTGGTGGACGAGATGCACGTCGCCCTCAACAAG ACATTGTCAGTGGATGCCCAGGAGACTCAGCATCGCCCCCTGGTGGACTGTGCCCAGCTCATCCACTTTGCCAAGGAGGCCCAGCTCAACAGGGACTACCAGCTAGCTGCCCAGTACTACcaggag CAGCTGACTCGTGACCGTAGCAACCCAGCCCACTGGTTTGACTACGGGGTGTTGTACATGCTGACGGCTGACTACCAGAAGGCTGAGGAGTGCTTCCACTACGCTGTGTCCATGGAGCAAACACACCTGCCCAG tttGCTTATGTGTGGTATCCTGGCAGAGATGGGTGGACGCCTTGAGGAGGCAGAGACATTCTTTGAAGGAGCCACGTGTGTGGACCCGGCCAATGTGGTGGCCTGGACTCTGTTTG GCCTCTTCTATGAGGGCCAGGAGAACTCCATCCAGACAGAGATGGCCTTCCTGGAGGCCACCAAGCAGCAGAGGGCAGCCCTGGTGGTCACCCCACCCTGCAGGGTGGAGTCACCAGAcctggggaggaggagcaggaggtggCGAACTGTGAGTCTTTCACCATCGAGCCAG ACGTGGATGGAGACACAGAAGCCAGTGTGGTGA